The sequence CAGGTCAGGAAATTGTCTGCCCTAAATGTGGTGAAGTGAATCCCGCTAACTTCGACTTTTGCTTTTCCTGTGAAGAGAATTTGGTGTTTGAGAATAAGTCATGAAGTTGTCGGTTTCATGTATTGGCATACTGGCTAGTTTGTGTTTGACGTGCTGCGATTCTGATCGCCCCTCTATTGGATCACAAACCGAGGAGGAGTATGGGGTACGCTCAGGATTTCAGGGTGATGAAGGTGATGCCTTGGATGACGGAAGGGTAGTCTTTCATGTCTTTGAAACCGTGAAGGATGATCCGACTGTTAGGGTGCCTGTCTTTTTGGAGGAGGACTATGGGATGATTGTTTTCAATGTGGGCTCTTATGAGGAACCTGCGCTGCAGGTGAAATTTATGGAGAAATCCTCTAGGGAGATCATTGCGGCCAATGGGATGGAAGAAGTATTGCTGTATATCGGTAAGATGAAGCGAGGTTGCTCCATCGGTCATTACGATACCTGCTCGGTGCCTACCTTTTATGGTTTGGACTATGGTATGATAGAACGTATCGACTCGGCATTAGAAAGACAGGGGCTTAAGCTGCCTTCTGGTGAGCGGCATGTAACATGTATTTGCCCTGAGACGGGTGGGTAAAAAAATCCCCGCGAACGTTTGCTCGCGGGGATTGCTAAAAGGGTTGTTAGTTGGCCTAGCCGGTGGTGCGGAGACCACTGGAGATGGCGTTGATAGACAGGAGGATTTTCGGGAAGAGGGCATCTGCCTGTTCTTCTTTTTCCTCTGCCTTCAGCTGACGCCAATCTTTGATGAGCTTCACTTGTTGCTTGTGAAGCACGCGAAGTGGTTCTTCGCGGATCTCGAGAGTCTTGTGCATTCTCGGGCGACGCTCGGTGAAAGCGCCGTCGAAGACCTCGGTGAGTAGCTCGTGGGTGAGTTCGAACTCGGTCAGGATAATATCCATGAATTTCTGACGCAGTGCCTCATCGGTAACGAGACTGGCGTAGGCTTCCATGAGTTCCTTGTTCGCACTGGCGAGGTTGGTTTCTACGTTGGTGAGAACGTACTGGAGGAAGATGGATTTCTTGAGGTTCTGCTTCAGAGTGGCGAAATCTTCAGGAGATTCATCTTTGATACTCTTGAGCGCGCTGCCGGTGCCGAACCAACCCGGGAGATAAAAGCGAGCCTGTGTCCATGAGAATACCCATGGAATGGCACGCAGGTCATCCAGTGAGAAGGATGTCTTGCCTGTACGGCGGGACGGGCGGGATCCGATGCGGGAGTTTTCCAGAGCGTCGATGACGGTAGCCTCGCGATAGAATGGGATGAATCCCTCGGTGCGAAGGAGTTTCTGGTAAGCTGCTTCGGAACCCTTGGATAGTCTGTCCATGAACTGAATACATGGATCTTCAGTGGGTTCACCGTACTTGTGCTTAGCCGCCGTGGCAGCCGTACAAGCTGCGAGCAACTCCACGTTGTAGGTGGCGTTGGCGAGGTTAGCGTACTTCTGGGCGATGGTTTCACCCTGCTCAGTCATACGGAAGTGACCGGAGAGGGAGCCGTGTGGAAGAGCTGCCATGAACCACTGAGTTGGGCCTGCACCGCGGGAAATGGTGCCGCCACGGCCGTGGAAGTAGCGGAGCTTGATATCGCGCTTGGCTGCGATTTCCACCATGGCTTTCTCTGCGCGGTAGAGTGCCCACTGGGCGGTCAGGATGCCACAGTCTTTGTTGGAGTCTGAGTATCCAAGCATGACCTGCTGGACCACATTGCCGTCCATGAAGCGGAGCTTGTAACTGCGCTGGGTGACCTCGTGGTCAAGGAAGCCTGCAAGGAGGTCCTGGGAGGAATCCAAATCGTCCTTGGTCTCATAAAGTGGTACGACCTCGATCGGAGAGGCGAGACCCTCTTCGGTATTCACCATGAGGCCAGCCTCACGCATGAGAACGTAGACGACCAGGAGGTCGGATACGGAGCGGGTCATGGAGACGATGAAGGAACCGATGCCGTGATTGCCATGGTTGCGGATCTGCTCAGCAATGACTCGATAGCTGTTGAGTACGGAATCTGCCTCAGGGCCAGCGGTGGAGTTGTTGTGAATGAACGGGCGGGTGGAAAGAAGTTCCTTGGAGAGGAATTCGAGTCTCTTCTCTTCTGGCCAGCTGCCGAAGTTTTCGCCGTCCTCGACTTTCGCACGGACTAAAAGCTGGCTGAGTGCCTTGTCATGGTACTCGGAGTTCTGGCGGATATCGATGGTGGCCAGATGGAAGCCGAAGGTTTTGACCTTGTGGCGGATTGGGGAAACGTGCTGCTCGATGAGGTGGGAGCAACCAGTTTCCTGCAGAGTGCTCTCTAAGATGGCGAGATCCGCATCAAGTTGCTCAGGGCCTCCGTAGCCTCCACGGCCTTCTGCGGTGTCGTAGAGTTTGCCACGCATGAGGTAGACGAGTTGTCTCCATGGCTCGTCCCTGTTCTGCTCGACGACTTTTTCGGCCCAAGCTGTGTCGGAAAGCTCGAGCTTCATCAGGTCGATGCGCTTTTGCAGCGTCTGCGGAATTTCCTGGAACTGGCTGGAAATAGTGAGGTGGAACGCGATCTCCTTGAGCTCCTTGCGGAGGAGAACGAGTGAGTGATAGCGGAGGTCGGCTAGAGTTTTCTTGGTGACTTCCGGGGTGACCAGCGGGTGGCCGTCGCGGTCTCCGCCGATCCAGGTGCCGAAGGTGATTTTAGGGTAGCACTCGGAGTTACGCAGCTTCTTCACGGAGAAACCAGCATCGCGCCATGCTTCCGTGAAGTGACCGTCCAGGCGGTTGAGCACTGCCGGGAACATCTCGCGCAGGTAGTAGAGTGCGTTACGCAGTTCCTGATTGAGGTCAGGGCGTGTCATGTGAATCTCACCGGTACGCCAGAGTGTTTCCATGGCGGCAGTGATCTTCGTGTTGATGCGGCGCTTCTCGCGCTCGGTGAATTTGGGATACTCGCTGGTGACGAGGTTTTGGTAGATTTCGCGGTGGCGCTCACGGACAGTGGCGCGTTTGGCTTCGGTCGGGTGAGCGGTCAGGACTGGCTCCACATGTACATCACGAAGGACGGAAAGGATCTGGTCTTCATCAAGGCCGAGTTTCTTCATGTCCTTAATGGCACGGGCCCAGAGGCCACGGATGGAATCGGCACCGAGTGATTTCTCTCGCTCACGGCGGATGGCGGCGGAGACTCGCTCTTCAACCATGTTGAGAAGCTGGAAGCCGATGGAGTAAAGCTGCTGGATTCCCTCCGGTGGATCGGATTTTGGGGTGTCGCCACGCCAAGGCAGGAAAGGAAGAAGGTCGTCTTCACCGAGGCTGGTCAGTGCTTCTGAGAGACAGTCAACTAGCAGGCTGAGCGTGGAATCGATTTGCTCGAAGCCTTGGAGTCGGAGATCGTCGCGGATTTGGTCTTTGTCAGTCACGGGGGTAGTATGAACGAGAGACAAGTTAGGCGAAACCCTGTTTTTACAAACTTGTGCAGGAATCCTGTCATCTAATTAAGTTTTGGGCACAAAAAAGGCGTACCGATCAGGGTACGCCGTGAATGATTTCGTATTCGGGGGTGGCTTTTACTCGTTCCAGCTGAGGGCGCCTTTCTTGAGAGCATAGACGTAAGCGACGGCAAGAACGCCCACAAACCCGAGTGCACTCCATAGTGGGACGGTGCTCACTGCGATGAGTTCCTTGAACTGGAGAGCGAAGGGATACATGAAAACGACCTCGATGTCGAAGAGGACGAAGAGCATGGCCACCATGTAGAACTTGACGCTGAAGCGTGCGGAGCTGTCACTTAGCGGAAGCATCCCGCACTCGTAGACTGTATCCTTGTACTGGCTCTTACGGCCTTTTTTGCCAAGAAGCACGCTCAGTCCAAGTGAAATGGCCGCGAATCCGATCGCGGTCAGAGCCTGGAGGACAACAGGAAAGTAATCTTGCAGCATGATATGAATCTGGTGGAAGCTGGTGGCTAAAAAGAAATTAGCCCGTGCAGATCTTCTGCACGGGCCAAGGTTTAAAGTTCATTCTGAATTAATGCCAGCAGAAATTCAGACTTCGGGGTGGGATAAGTGTTTTTAGTCAGCTTCAAAGCTGCTGTGTGCTTCTGGAAGGCGGGAGAGTCCCTTGTATTCTTTGCCCTGCTTCTCCACCATACCTCTGGTGACGAGGTTCTGGAGTTTCTCATAGGCGCGGAGACGGAGCATTTCTTCGCCGCCACTCACAGCGTTACGTTCCTTGAGGCGGTCGAATACGGATTCGAAAAGTTCATTGAAGCCAAAGAAACGATCCTCAGCCCCGAGGACATGAACGATCTCATCTGTCACGTGATCTGGTACGCGACGAGAGAAGCGTGTTCGTTTAGTAGTTGCCATAACGGGGACGAATATAACATATTCCCATGCTAAACGCGAATGCAAATTACCACAAATATGAAAATTTGTTGAGGGCTGCCAAGAAAATAAGCATGATTTTTTCGAAAAATCTCTGAGAACATGCTGAATTTACCTGCTTCTTTTTCAGCATTAAGGAGCGACGTCAAATAGAGGAATGGTGATTATTTTACTTAAGATAACTTAATCAAACAGAGAAATCCGCCTGAAATGGTTGCTTAGAGCTGGCAAAATAAAGGCAATCATGTAGCCCTAATGGCATGATCGCAAGACTACGAGGAGAGGTTCTGGAAGCGCTGCCAAACCGTTTGGTGGTGGATGTAAATGGAGTGGGATATCTTGTGCATGTTCCCCTCTCTACCTACGACAAGCTGAACCCTTTGGTTGGTGATGCGATTGATCTGCGTACTCATCTGCATATCCGAGAGAATGCTCAGACCTTGTATGGATTTGCAACGGACTCGGAGCGGGACATGTTTCTGCTCTTGATCGACCGTGTGAGTGGGATTGGCCCTGCGATCGCGATGGCGGTGCTGAGCGGGATGCCGGTAGAGCATTTTAAAACTTGCGTGGTGAATAGTGAGGTAGCTGCGCTTTCCAAGATCAAAGGACTGGGCAAGAAGACGGCTGAACGGATCGTGCTAGAACTGAAGGATAAGGTGGGTGTGGCTGAAAGCTGGAAGGCGGCGAGTGAGAGTGAAGTGCCTAGTGCGGGTACTGATGCCGAGATGGCTCTGATCGGACTTGGTTATAAGCAAGTAGAGGCGCGTAAGGCGGTGAAGAAGATTCTGGATGAGGACGCATCCGCCAGTGTGGAGGAAGTGTTGCGTGGTGCTCTGAGGCTGCTTAATAGTTAGAAGATATTTTGCAAAATGCGGAATGAGGGTAAGCTGGGAATGTGGAAGGCACACTCATTTATCCTCATCAGCTTTTTGATCAACACCCGGCCCTGGCGAAAGGGCGGAAAGTGTACTTTATTGAGGAGCCGCTGCTCTACGGAAAGGATAAGCATTGGCCGCTCAAGCACCATGCCCGTAGACAGGCTCTCATTAAAGAGGCGGGTGATCGGTACCTAGAGGTACTGCTGGGTGAGGGGTATGAGCTTGAGGTTATCTCTCTGGGGGTTGAGCTGTCTACCAGCCGGGAGATGCTGGATCAGCTGCCGGGTGGTTTAGAGAAGGTCGTGCTTTGTAAGGTAGTCGATGACTTGCTGGAGCGTCGGCTTGAGCAATGGGCCGAGGACAAGGGAGTGACTCTGGATTGGGTGGATTCACCAAATTTCCTGACTCCCGAGGCCTGGTGGCGCAACTATTTTCAAGGCAAGGTGAAGCCCTTCATGGCACATTTTTACAAGGCGCAGCGCAAGCGACTGGGGATTTTGCTGGATGATGAGGGGGAGCCAGCGGGCGGGCGCTGGAGTTTTGACGAGGAGAATAGGAAGAAGCTTCCGAAAGATTATCAGCAGCCTGAGCTGCCGGAGCAAAAGCCTTTCGATCAGTCGACGAAGAGCTGGGTGGCCAGATTGTTTCCTGATGCCTGGGGGACGGCGAATGGTAATCAGGGTCTGCCTCGTACTCATCATGAGGCTGAAGCTTGGCTGGAGGTCTTCCTGCAGGAGAGGTTTGAGACCTTCGGGGATTACGAGGATGCCATTTCTAGCCGCTTTGCGACTCAGCAGCATAGTGTGCTGACCCCAATGTTGAATATCGGATTATTAGACCCCGTGAAGGTGGTGGATCGCGCCTTGGAGTATGGTGAAGCTTATCAGGTGCCGCTTAATTCCGTAGAAGGTTTTGTAAGACAAGTGATCGGGTGGCGAGAGTTCATGCGCTGTATGTATGAGTTGTATGGCCGCAAGATGCGTATGGAGAATTTCTGGGGGTTCGAGCATGAGATGCCTCGCTGTTTCTACACGGGACGGAGTGGCTTACCTCCGGTGGACAATGCTGTGCGGCGAGTTTTGGAGACTGGTTACGCCCATCACATCGAGCGACTGATGGTCTTTGGGGTCATCTTTCAGCTCTGTCACGTGAAGCCGACATCAGTCTACCAGTGGTTCATGGAGTTGTTTGTTGATGCCTATGACTGGGTCATGGTGCCCAATGTCTATGGGATGAGTCAGTTTGCCGATGGTGGGAAATTTGTCACCAAGCCCTATGTCTGTGGTTCCAACTATATTCGCAAGATGAGTGACTATCCCAAAGGGGGATGGTGTGAGATATGGGATGCTCTATTTTGGGACTACATCGCGGCTAACAGGAGTTTCTATGCCGAGCAGCCAAGGCTAGGTATGATGGTGCGCCAACTGGATAGGATGGGGGAAGTAAAGCTAGAGGGCCATCGTAAGCTTGCACGCGAATATCGCGAACGGATCCATCGCGGCTGGGAATGTGAAGAGGAGCTCTTCTAGAGAGGTC is a genomic window of Rubritalea squalenifaciens DSM 18772 containing:
- a CDS encoding cryptochrome/photolyase family protein, with translation MEGTLIYPHQLFDQHPALAKGRKVYFIEEPLLYGKDKHWPLKHHARRQALIKEAGDRYLEVLLGEGYELEVISLGVELSTSREMLDQLPGGLEKVVLCKVVDDLLERRLEQWAEDKGVTLDWVDSPNFLTPEAWWRNYFQGKVKPFMAHFYKAQRKRLGILLDDEGEPAGGRWSFDEENRKKLPKDYQQPELPEQKPFDQSTKSWVARLFPDAWGTANGNQGLPRTHHEAEAWLEVFLQERFETFGDYEDAISSRFATQQHSVLTPMLNIGLLDPVKVVDRALEYGEAYQVPLNSVEGFVRQVIGWREFMRCMYELYGRKMRMENFWGFEHEMPRCFYTGRSGLPPVDNAVRRVLETGYAHHIERLMVFGVIFQLCHVKPTSVYQWFMELFVDAYDWVMVPNVYGMSQFADGGKFVTKPYVCGSNYIRKMSDYPKGGWCEIWDALFWDYIAANRSFYAEQPRLGMMVRQLDRMGEVKLEGHRKLAREYRERIHRGWECEEELF
- a CDS encoding phosphoenolpyruvate carboxylase — its product is MTDKDQIRDDLRLQGFEQIDSTLSLLVDCLSEALTSLGEDDLLPFLPWRGDTPKSDPPEGIQQLYSIGFQLLNMVEERVSAAIRREREKSLGADSIRGLWARAIKDMKKLGLDEDQILSVLRDVHVEPVLTAHPTEAKRATVRERHREIYQNLVTSEYPKFTEREKRRINTKITAAMETLWRTGEIHMTRPDLNQELRNALYYLREMFPAVLNRLDGHFTEAWRDAGFSVKKLRNSECYPKITFGTWIGGDRDGHPLVTPEVTKKTLADLRYHSLVLLRKELKEIAFHLTISSQFQEIPQTLQKRIDLMKLELSDTAWAEKVVEQNRDEPWRQLVYLMRGKLYDTAEGRGGYGGPEQLDADLAILESTLQETGCSHLIEQHVSPIRHKVKTFGFHLATIDIRQNSEYHDKALSQLLVRAKVEDGENFGSWPEEKRLEFLSKELLSTRPFIHNNSTAGPEADSVLNSYRVIAEQIRNHGNHGIGSFIVSMTRSVSDLLVVYVLMREAGLMVNTEEGLASPIEVVPLYETKDDLDSSQDLLAGFLDHEVTQRSYKLRFMDGNVVQQVMLGYSDSNKDCGILTAQWALYRAEKAMVEIAAKRDIKLRYFHGRGGTISRGAGPTQWFMAALPHGSLSGHFRMTEQGETIAQKYANLANATYNVELLAACTAATAAKHKYGEPTEDPCIQFMDRLSKGSEAAYQKLLRTEGFIPFYREATVIDALENSRIGSRPSRRTGKTSFSLDDLRAIPWVFSWTQARFYLPGWFGTGSALKSIKDESPEDFATLKQNLKKSIFLQYVLTNVETNLASANKELMEAYASLVTDEALRQKFMDIILTEFELTHELLTEVFDGAFTERRPRMHKTLEIREEPLRVLHKQQVKLIKDWRQLKAEEKEEQADALFPKILLSINAISSGLRTTG
- the ruvA gene encoding Holliday junction branch migration protein RuvA; the encoded protein is MIARLRGEVLEALPNRLVVDVNGVGYLVHVPLSTYDKLNPLVGDAIDLRTHLHIRENAQTLYGFATDSERDMFLLLIDRVSGIGPAIAMAVLSGMPVEHFKTCVVNSEVAALSKIKGLGKKTAERIVLELKDKVGVAESWKAASESEVPSAGTDAEMALIGLGYKQVEARKAVKKILDEDASASVEEVLRGALRLLNS
- a CDS encoding NADH-quinone oxidoreductase subunit A, producing the protein MLQDYFPVVLQALTAIGFAAISLGLSVLLGKKGRKSQYKDTVYECGMLPLSDSSARFSVKFYMVAMLFVLFDIEVVFMYPFALQFKELIAVSTVPLWSALGFVGVLAVAYVYALKKGALSWNE